In a genomic window of Magnolia sinica isolate HGM2019 chromosome 14, MsV1, whole genome shotgun sequence:
- the LOC131226236 gene encoding alpha carbonic anhydrase 7-like, with amino-acid sequence MKNPSTHFIFFCALLFLLTFYSVPTTSREVEDEREFDYVKGSGKGPENWGDIHEEWAMCKNGDMQSPIDLLHERVQVVSHLGRLRRRYKPSNATLKNRGHDIMMEWVNGAGSIYVNGTEYVLQQCHWHSPSEHTINGKSYDLEVHMVHESSNGQIAVVGIVYKIGRPDSFLSELMGHIKSVADMHEMERNVGVVNPKHLKMGSRKYYRYTGSLTTPPCTQGVVWTIVKKVRTVSREQVRLLRMAVNDNAEMNARPTQPINEREIQLYTPRLRYIDGAHY; translated from the exons ATGAAGAACCCAAGCACccatttcatcttcttttgtgCTCTCCTTTTCCTACTTACCTTTTATTCAGTCCCAACAACATCACGAGAAGTTG AGGATGAAAGGGAGTTTGATTATGTGAAAGGGAGTGGTAAGGGGCCTGAAAATTGGGGAGATATACATGAAGAATGGGCGATGTGTAAGAATGGAGATATGCAGTCTCCGATCGATTTGCTGCATGAAAGAGTACAAGTAGTGTCCCATTTAGGGAGATTAAGAAGGCGTTACAAGCCATCCAATGCAACGCTCAAGAATAGGGGACATGATATAATG ATGGAATGGGTTAATGGGGCAGGATCAATTTACGTCAATGGAACTGAATATGTATTACAACAATGCCACTGGCACTCTCCTTCAGAACACACCATCAATGGCAAGAG CTATGATCTAGAGGTGCACATGGTTCATGAGAGCTCTAACGGACAAATAGCCGTGGTTGGAATCGTGTATAAAATTGGCCGACCGGACTCATTTCTCTCAGAG CTGATGGGACATATAAAATCTGTTGCGGATATGCATGAAATGGAGAGAAATGTGGGAGTGGTTAATCCAAAGCATTTAAAGATGGGAAGTAGGAAGTATTACAGATACACAGGATCTCTCACTACCCCTCCTTGTACACAAGGCGTAGTTTGGACAATCGTTAAAAAG GTGAGGACTGTTTCCAGAGAGCAAGTGAGGTTACTAAGGATGGCCGTCAACGAT AATGCAGAGATGAACGCAAGACCAACACAACCAATCAACGAAAGGGAAATTCAACTCTACACTCCAAGGCTTCGCTATATTGATGGCGCACATTATTGA